The nucleotide sequence CACAAGCTAGCGACATCATCAcaacattaaaataaagtacTTTATTTGCAATTCAAGTAACTTTGTAAGAACATTAACATTAAGAACATTGAACACTATGcagaaaatgcaataaaatacaaCATGGACACAACATAACATGCTTGATAACGCTCCAAAAAACAaacttaatgaaaaattattctgcaaCAACAAATATTCACCTCCTCTGCAGTGGAAGCTCTGCTGCAAGACACACACAAGATCACCTGCTAGAGAAACAGCAAAGAAGGTGAGACTTGGACTACAAACAGACCGTAACAAcctctgctgctcacagctgcaACATTGCACACTGGCCTCAATGAATGAGGTTCAATCTCACCAATACCCAAAGCATCTTTGCCAAGGGTTAGCTATgaacagacagacacacaaacagGAAACTAGCTCCAGGCGGCAGGGTACTGAGCCCTGCAATTAAAACAGTAGTGGAGGAGGGGCAAGAAAAACGAATAGAACATGTGTCCCTGAGTCAAAGCCCTGGAAATCCCATGGGTAAACACAAGAGATGGGAGAAAAATACTCAGACCTGAGACTCATACCCACTCTGTGTCCCCACGGGATGCCAAGGTAACGGGCATTGATTCTGTATAGGAGAGCTTGAAAATGGTGCGACACTGTCAGAGGTGCTCTGGAAGTTGAAGGTGTCTTCTACCTCCACGCTGACATAATCTGTATTGTCAAAGCAGCTGTGATACAAGTTCATCTGCTGGCTTAATAAACCCATGGTTTGCTGGGTATTGCAGCTTGTCCCACCTTTTCCAAAGAGCCCCACGTTCTCCACATCCTCCACAGACACGAATGAGTACAGGTTCTGCGCATTCCCGTAAGTCTGTCCGCTGTTATAAGCCTGGTGCACGTTGTGCATAGCCTGAAAGTTCCTGCCAGCTCCGACAGGGAAGACCTGGTGAAATGTGGATGCCATGTCCAGGTAGGCAGCCTGATGAGCCCCATTCTAGGAGACAAAGAAAGTCGTTCAGCAGTGCAGAACCACGCCAAAGCCCATTCATTAGGATGGGTCCTCTTttgtcccccagcccctcctccaAGCCGAACAATAGCGCCTCTTTCATGCTTATTGTCCTCCCAACAGGCCAGTAATAGTAGAGATGGGCTGTTAGTAATCTCCAGCCCAAAGTGTCCAGGAACACCAGGCTGGGGAAAAACCAGCTTCAGAGATGCCATTGTAAGGCTATTGCAATACAGCTGGCTTAGTAATATTGAGTCCTGTGCACCGTTTGAAGTAGCAGGTTGGACATGATACACTTCTCCCCGCACAGGAGGAGCTGTGTCTGGTGGTGATGGGGAAGTTTACTCACCTGCGGTAGATACATCCCTTTATCCGCCCACTGGCTCTCCTTTTGGCAACGCTTAAACTTCATCCGTTGATTCTGAAACCATGTTTTCACCTAAAAGTGATGGGGAAAGGACATAAGaaattacaaattttttttaagagcttaCTACACATACTTATTTCTGCTACAATCAAGTTTCTGATTGACTTCTAATActataaattatttcagcagcTAACAACGTGCAGCAGGATGCAGGTGGCTGTAAAATCACAGAGCTGAGACATGAAAGTTAACATTCCTACTCCGCTGATCACTTCCGGATCTTTCCGGACTTCAAAAACCCTACCTAAAACACCGGCCAAGGCAACTGCGGAACTCGGGTTGTGCAGCGCCATCTCAGGACTCCAGGAGTGAGTCGTTCCTTCAGTCAGAcacaagcagctgctggagcaaggACTGTCTCTCCAAGGAGGGACCCCAGTGCCACTCCGACTAGGAAAGGCCACTTGCATAGCAGGGCACTTTCTGCACTCAGAGACAACACGTGCCTACGCAGAGCAGTAACCTGACTGCATAGCCCTGGcttggctgctctgcaggcCCTTTCCAACACCTGCACGGAGTGGGTGGATAGTGCTGGAACCAAACATAAGAAGACTGAGTCATAAATTTTCACACCCTCTGCTCTCTCACGTAAGCAGCAGCACTTACAAAAGACAACGAAAGAAAGTTATCTCTGGGGtccaagaaaaacacaaaaagaggccccagctcagctgctggtCAGAGCAAGATGTTCACCTGCTTGTAGGTGAGCTCAAGGGCAGCAGCCAGCTCCCGGATCTGCTGGGGGCTGAGGTACTTCTGGTTCTGGAAGCGCTGGTGTAGggctctcagctgctcctgcgAGAAGGCTGTGCGGCTCTTGCCCATCTTCACCGCGCCCTTGCCTTGCGCCTTGACCTTCTGCGCAGAGGAGTGGGGAGAAGGGCTCCCTGCGGCCGTGGGGCTAGCGGCGGAGTCGGGCGTGTGGTACTGGGTCagtgtcccagagctggaggaagcTGGAGAGTCAACTAACGAGACAACAGAACCGGGGTGAGCACAATAAAGCGGGGAAGATTAAAAAACCTTTAAAGCCCAGCTGCTTGAGAGACTCGAAGATCGCGGGGGCCCTGAGGACTCGCAGGGGCTCCGCAGCCGTGGGGAGGTGAGCACAGGCCGCCTCGGGGCAGCGGAACCGCAGAGGCGCCTCCGTTCACCCCTTCGGCCCGTCCCGCTGGGCAGAGAGGCCACGCCGGCACCACCGGCAGCAGCGCCCGGCTCCGGCCGCCCCTCCCCGCCGACACCGCagcaccccatcccatcccgtcccgttCCCGGGCACACAGCcgctcccagcccagggcagtcCAGTGGCTCGGCCGGCCGGAGACGTACCTGAGGGACTGGGCGTCTTGGCCGCGGGCAGGAGGGGGAGCACGTCCAGTCCCGGAGCCTCCTCGGCGGGCACGCTGTCCGTGCTGCCTGCGGACAACCAGTAGTAGTCCCCATACCTGGCCGCGGCGGGGTAGGGCACGTAGGGCGGCGTGGCCAGGTGGGCGCTCATGGCCGGGCCGGGTCCCCCAGCCCCGAGCATGATGCGATGCGGCCGTCGAGACTAGCGGCAGCCTGTGGGCAGGCATCCCATTTAAGtcctctccagcctggccttggctGGAGGGTATTGTCACGGCCATTGTCATGTTAAAAGTTAGTTGACTGGGGGGAGGGACTGCGAAGGTATTCAGGGACTGGGGGAGGGCTGGGGCACCGGCCAGCTTGGCTCGTCGGTGGCACGGTGGGGACGAGCACAGCCCTCCCTGCTGGGGCGTGGGAGGGAAGTCCCTGCTCGTCCCTCGGGGCAGCGGGACTGAGCGGAGTCGCCCGGTGAGTTGGGTAGAGCTTGGCAGACACTCCCACCCCCACATTTCACACTATTTCTCCTCACAGGTCCCCACCCAAACAGAAAGAATGGCCCCGGAGCCCGCCGCGGGGCATGCGGAGACTTTGTGCGTCTGCATTGCAGATCGCAGCCATCACTGCAAACTGATAAGCGCTCACCTCCCCGCAAGTGAATCCGGActgggggcagggggtggcCCTACAGAGCTGTCTGTATGTCGGGGAAAAAGGCTCAAAGAAAGCCAGGCTGCTTCTCCCAGCGGCTCGCCCAAGCCTGAGCCAGGCAGTCCTGCTCTGCGTATGTTCCAAGCTCCTTTCCCCCGTCATTTAAGACTTTAAGAAGTGATattcttaaaacaaaaataattatttttgctacACAACAGGGAGGGATGGAAACCACAGGTTCagattaaaaaggaaacaaagagaacTGCAGCTGTAAAAGAGTTTTACAGGTATTATGGATTTGAAGTCAGGGCCTACAGCCTTCTTGGAGAGAATAAACTCTTTCCCTTGCCACCCTCCTCCCCCAGTCATTACTGCTTActttaaggaaattaaaaatttatcgGGAGGATCTCACAGCCCAGGAGTTACAAAACCTGGAAAACCACCTGGAAAAAGTACAAATGCAAAATTCGTACGAAAGCAAATTCCCCACCTCCGCCAGTGCAAGGAAACAGGGCAGAGGTGTAACTGCTGGCCTGCTGCACTGATAAGCCTCTTTAGGACCTGGCAGAGAAAAACTTCCCTTGATTTCAATTTATCTCCGCCTCCCATCTTGAGTCATAAAGAAAAACGGGCCCTCAGCTGGTTCCCTCAGCTGGCAAGGAAAGGTCATTTGGCGGGCTTTTGATCACCTCCTAATTAATGATTTAGTTTCTCAGAATCCGGGCAAGATCAAGACTATTAGGCATGTGGGAGGAAGAGATTATAATCGGGTGTGAGGGATGTAAATAGCGAGTTAGGGCCAGAGCCTACTTCTGGCCCCAAAGCAAGCAGGGGCAGCCGGGCTGTGGATTTTGGGCAGGTCACTTGCTCGGTGCTCGCAGAGCAGATGCACGAACGGTAAAGGGATTTTTCCCTCGGTTGCCAGGCAGTCCTGCTGCTCTTTGCGGGGCAGAGAGCCGCcggtccccatgtcccctgctggcagggctgcccCGGGACACGCGTGATCCCCGCGGGGGCTCTCCGAGTTGGCCAAAACCAGCCCTTTGCAAAGACGGGAAAACCCGCGGGTGGGTTTCTacaaggcacagccctggtgtTCGGCGGCTCCAGAGGCTGCGGGAACCCCCGAGTCGTCCGAGGACACGCGATCAGCCGCGGCAGAGGGATTAGGGTTTTACAGATGGAGTAACACCGCCTCTGCCAGCAAATCCTCCCTCggagagctgtgtgtgtgtgtgtgtgtgtgtgtgtgtgtgtgtgtgtgtgtgtgtgtgtgtgtgtgtgtgtgtgtttggaaaGGCACAGTTTGCAATTTTCACAAATAGATCAGTTTTTGCGTATATATCAGCTTCTGTCCCAGAGTCACACCTGCTTTGTAGTGAGCATCCAGTGGATTTAATTTCcgccttttcttttgtttctttgttaaTATTTTCGTTTTCTCATCCCATTTGTCCTCTGTTCCCTTTGTTGTATGCTTTAACCACCAAATCTCTTCTCCACACAATCCCTTCCAGTGAGGATAATTTGCTCCCTCACCCCCACAACACCTCTAATCAGGTCAccaaacatatattttaaaatgtaattatgaGAAATAAGAGTTGTGTGAGTGTATAAA is from Cinclus cinclus chromosome 2, bCinCin1.1, whole genome shotgun sequence and encodes:
- the LOC134056849 gene encoding homeobox protein NANOG-like, coding for MLGAGGPGPAMSAHLATPPYVPYPAAARYGDYYWLSAGSTDSVPAEEAPGLDVLPLLPAAKTPSPSVDSPASSSSGTLTQYHTPDSAASPTAAGSPSPHSSAQKVKAQGKGAVKMGKSRTAFSQEQLRALHQRFQNQKYLSPQQIRELAAALELTYKQVKTWFQNQRMKFKRCQKESQWADKGMYLPQNGAHQAAYLDMASTFHQVFPVGAGRNFQAMHNVHQAYNSGQTYGNAQNLYSFVSVEDVENVGLFGKGGTSCNTQQTMGLLSQQMNLYHSCFDNTDYVSVEVEDTFNFQSTSDSVAPFSSSPIQNQCPLPWHPVGTQSGYESQV